From Bradyrhizobium sp. sBnM-33:
AAACCCGTGCAGCAGCAGCAACGGCGGGCCGTTACCGCCAACACGGGCGAAGATGCGGCCCGACGAGGTGTTGATCCATTGGGCCGCGTATCTCGGAAACAGATCGGCAAGATCGGGCATCTTCGCACTCTCCCGTCATCCGCTGTCTGTCATCATCCGCCAACGGTCGCGCGAATGCGCGCCCGATGACAGGCTCCAGCGGATGATCCAGTAAACACCAGCGTCGCGGTCAACAACAGGCGCCGCAGCGTACTGGATACCCCGCCTGCGCGGGGTATGACAGTCTTGCTTCAAACTTTGTTTGTCGTTGCCGCTGGCAGATCGCAGGTTTATGCCATCCCTCAAGCCTGACCAACAACAACAAGACGCGAGGAAACCAGCGATGTCGATCGATTTCGAAATCCCGGCCGAAGCCAAGGGGATCCGCGAAAAAGTCCGCAAATGGGTGCAGGAGGAATGCATCCCCGCGGAGAAGGAACTGGATACCAAGCCGCTCGCCGAGGTGCTCGGACCCTTGCGGGCAAAAGCCCGCGCGCGCGGCCTGTGGTGCCCGTGGGTGCCGAAGGAGTATGGCGGCATGGGCCTCGGCCCGCTCGCCAACGCGCTGGTGCAGATGGAGCTCGGCGAGAGCATGCTGGGTGCGCTCTCGATGAACACGCAGGGGCCCGACGACGCCTCGATGATGACGATCCTCGCCCACGGCACGGAATACCAGAAGGAGAAGTTCCTTAAACCGCTGCTCAACGGCGACAAACGGATCTGCTTCTCGATGACGGAGAAGGCTGCCGGCGCCGACGCCACCGGCATGCAGACCACCGCCGTAAAGGATGACAACGAAAATTATATCCTCAACGGCGAAAAATGGTTTTCCTCCTCCGCCAGCGTCGCCGACATGGCGCTGGTGATGGCCAAGACCGATCCGAACGCGCCACGGCACAAGCAGTATTCCACCTTCATCGTGGAGTTGCCGAACCCTGGCTACAAGATCAAGCGCAACGTCGCCAACATGGCGATCGAGGGGCCGCATGACGATGTGCTCCACGGTGGCCACTCCGAAATCGAGATCATGGATTTGAAGGTGCCGGCCGACAATCTGCTCGGCGGCGAAGGCAATGGTTTTGCCATGGGCCAGCACCGCCTCGCCTACGGCCGCCTGCGCCACGGCATGCACAACGTCGCCAAGGCGCAGCGCGCGCTCGACATGGCAGCCGCCCATGTCACCAAGCGCTCGACCTTCGGCAAGCTATTGGCCGACCGGCAGGCGGTGCAATTCATGCTCGCCGATTGCGCCAGCGAGCTCTATATCGGCCGCCTGATGCTGCTGCACATCGCCTACAAGGCGGAGAAGGGATTAGACATCCAGCAGGAGAACTCGATCGCAAAGATCTTCCACGCGCACATGGTGCACAAGGTGATCGACACCGCGATCCAGCTCCACGGCGCGCTCGGCTTCAGCCAGGATACGCCGCTGGCGAAGTGGTACACCCAAGTGCGCTCGCAGCGGCTGGTCGACGGTCCGGACGAGGTGCACAAATGGAAGATCGGCAAGAACGTCATCAAGGCGTTCCGCGAGCACGGCACGACGGCAAGCGCCGCGGGTGGGGATTTGCTCTGAACGTCATTGCGTATGGTCGGCACAGGCGCTCTTGCGCCGTGCCCACCTTCTATCGGAATTGCGTCAGGCAACGGGAGCCTCTGATCGGGCGCTGATTTGCCTGACCTGTTGGTTTTTCTCTTCTTACGATTTGATGCCGGTTAGCCGTGCGTGAAGTCGCCATGTTTCAGGCCGAGCGCTTTGACGGCTGCCTCCGGAAGCCGGCCCCACGCTTCAACCTTCTCGTTTGGAGCCATGACAGCCGCAACAATTGCGACGGCCTTCTCCGGATCCTGTTCGGCCACAAAGTAGACCGACCGGATCGGCGGACCGCCTTCCAATGGGTGAGTTGTCACCAGTACGACCTGACCATCTGCCATATCCGAGTATATCACGGCCGTTATCCACGGCAGCTGTGGAATGTCGCTGACGAGACACCCACCTCATCTTTCAGGCCAATCTCTTCCCGGAAGTGCCATCATGATCGAGAGCATCAGCGCAATCACACTCGCCACCCACGATATGCAACGCGCCGTCCAGTTCTACCGCTCACTTGGGTTTGACATGCTGTACGGCGGCGAAGTGTCGTCGTTTACGAGCTTTCGGGCTGGGACCGGCTATCTCAACCTGATTGCCCAGCCTGATCAACGGCGCTGGTCCTGGTGGGGGCGCGTCATTTTCTACGTCACCGACGTCAATGCATTTTACGACCGAGCGCTGGCGGCGGGGTGCCGGCCTGCGACCGAACCCCGCGATGCCGAATGGGGGGAACGCTACTTTCATCTCATCGATCCCGATGGGCACGAGCTCAGCTTCGCGCGGCCTTTGCGGTCTTCATAAATCCTCCACCGAAACGGCCGGATAAGTCACGCCCGCTGACCTTTCCGATTCCGCCGGTGGCAGCGCTGCAGGTGCTGTGTCAAGCTCGGCGTCATCAGGGTTCTAACCGGGGAGGACGGCCATGGTAGCTTACGTCGTGTTGGCGAATTTCACGGATCAGGGGATCCGCAACGCCAAGGACTCGCCGAAGCGCGCGGAGGCCTTCAAAGCAATGGCGAAGACGTTCGGAGTGACTGTGAGGGAAATCCTCTGGACTCAGGGACGATATGACATTGTGACCATCGTCGATGCGCCAGATGAGTTATCCTTCATGTCGCTCACGCTGAGCCTCGGCGCGCTAGGCAACGTTCGCACCGAGTCGCTGCGGGCCTATTCCGCAGACGAGATGACAAAGGCCGTCGGCAACATGCTTTGACAATCGCGTCCGCTCCGCTGGCAGTGTGCAGCGAAGCCGCGTCAACTTACATTCGGCTGTCGCAGGGCACCGATTCCGTTTGCCGACTTTGCGTCAGCCCCTGCCCCGCTCCGCCTCCACCGCCTGCCAGGCGATGTCGCGGCGGCAGAAGCCATCCGGCCATTTGATGCGGTCGACGGCCTGATAGGCACGCTCTCTGGCCTCAGTGACGGTCTTTCCCATCGCGCAGACATTCAGCACGCGTCCGCCATTGGCGACAATGTCACCGTTCTTCGCCACCGTACCGGCGTGGAAGATTTCGACACCCTCGATCTTGGCGGCGTCATCGAGCCCGTCGATGTGCGTGCCTTTCTTGTAGTCGCCCGGATAGCCCTTCGCCGCCATCACCACTGTCAACGCGGGCTCGGGATACCAGCGCAGGTCGAAATGCTTCAGTTCGCCATCACAAGACGCCAGAAATGCCGGAACGATGTCGGACATCATTCGCAGCATCAGCACCTGGCATTCGGGATCGCCGAAGCGAACATTGTATTCGAACAGTTTTGGCCCCTGCTCCGTCAGCATCACGCCAGCGTAGAGCACGCCGCGAAACGGCGTGCCGCGCTTCTTCATGCCGGCGACCGTCGGCAGGATGATGCGCGCCATGATCTGGTCGTGAATTTCTGGCGTCACGAACGGTGTCGGCGAATAGGCGCCCATGCCGCCGGTGTTCGGTCCCTCGTCATGGTCGAACACGCGCTTGTGGTCCTGCGCCGAGGCGAGCGGGATCGCGGTGTCGCCGTCGCATAGTGCGAAGAAGCTGATCTCGCGGCCGGCGAGGAATTCTTCGATCACGACTTCGGTGCCGGCCGCGCCGAACGCGCCATCGAACATCATGGCGACGGCCGCCTCGGCTTCATCAAGCGTTTTGGCGACGACAACGCCTTTGCCGGCGGCGAGGCCATCGGCCTTGACCACAATCGGCGCGCCTTGCGCGCGCACATAAGCCAGAGCATCATCGGCGGTAGTGAAGCGGCCATAGGCGCCAGTCGGAATATCGAATTCGCGGCACAGGTCCTTCGTAAATCCCTTTGAGCCCTCGAGTTGCGCCGCCTGCTTGCTCGGACCGAACGCCTCGATGCCCCCTTTCGCGAGATCGTCGACGATCCCGGCGGCAAGCGGCGTTTCCGGGCCCACCACGACGAGATCCACGGCGTTGCTTTTGCAGAACTCGATCACCGCGCGATGATTCGCAACGTCGAGCGCGACGCATTCAGCTTCGCGCGCGATACCGGCATTGCCCGGCGCGCACCACAGTTTGGTCAGCAGCGGGGAAGCGGCGATTTTCCACGCCAAAGCGTGTTCGCGGCCGCCGGAACCGAGCAGGAGAATGTTCATTCGGAGTGCAGCCAAGTGGAGGGGTTGCCGGCCATTGCGCGACGGTTTAGCACGGCAGGAGCCCGCCGCAACAACGTGTCCATTCCCGTGTGGATATGTGCCCTGGCTCCCCCAACATGGCCTCGGCACCTTGCGGAAGCGCCGGAAAAGGCCGATTCTACGCCCTGATATGCCAGCAGAAAACCTGATCAACGCGCCCGAATTCACCGTCTCGGAACTGTCCTCCGCGCTGAAGCGGACGGTCGAGGACGCCTACGGCCATGTCCGCGTCCGCGGCGAAATCTCCGGCTTCCGCGGGCCGCACTCCTCGGGGCACTGCTATTTCGCGCTGAAGGACGAGAGCGCCAAGATCGAAGCGGTCATCTGGAAGTTCGCCCATGCCCGGATGCGCTTCAAGCCGCAGGAGGGGCTCGAGGTCATCGCCACCGGCAAGCTCACGACCTATCCGGGCTCGTCGAAATACCAGATCGTCATCGAGGCGCTGGAGCCCGCCGGGATCGGCGCGCTGATGGCGCTGATGGAGGAGCGCAAGCGGAAGCTCGCGGCCGAGGGCCTGTTCGACGAGGCGCGCAAGCAATTGCTGCCGTGGCTGCCGGAAGTGATCGGCGTCGTCACCTCGCCGACCGGCGCGGTGATCAGAGACATCCTGCACCGCCTGGAGGACCGGTTTCCCCGCCGCGTGCTGGTGTGGCCGGTGAAGGTGCAGGGCGACGGCTCCGCCGAGCAGGTTGCGGCGGCCATCCGTGGCTTCAACGCGCTACCCGAGACCGGACGAATCCCGCGCCCCGATCTCCTTATCGTTGCGCGCGGCGGCGGCTCGCTGGAGGATTTATGGTCGTTCAACGAGGAGATCGTGGTTCGCGCTGCCGCCGAGAGCACGATCCCGCTGATTTCGGCCGTTGGCCATGAGACCGATATCACGCTGATCGATTTCGCCGCCGACAAGCGCGCGCCGACGCCGACGGCGGCGGCCGAAATGGCCGTTCCCGTGCGCAGCGAATTGTTCGCCGAGGTGGAAAGCCTGGCGCGGCGCACGATGGTGTGCTGGCAGCGCGGCCAGGAGAGCCGCCGCAATGAGTTGCGCGCCGCCGCCCGCGCGCTGCCAGGTTTGAGCGAACTGCTCGCGATCCCAAGGCAGCGGCTGGACCATCTCGGCGCCGCCCTGCCCCGCGGACTGAAGGCGAATACGCACGCCCATCACCGCCGCTTTTCGCATCTCAGCGCCGGCCTGACCCTGAAGGTGCTGCGCGGACAGGTCGCGCAGGCGAACCACCGTCTCACGGTATCGGGCGAACGGATCAGGCTGTCCGCCCGCGCGTTGCTGCGCAACCGGCGCGAACGCTTTGCCGGGCTGGAGGTCAGGCTGAAGGCGTCAAAACTGTCCAACGCGCAGGCGCAGCGCAACGCCATTGCGCGCGACCGCGAACGCACGCAACGGCTGGCCGAGCGCGCCCGCCGCGCGCTCGAGACCGCGATGCAGCGTCTCGAGGCGCGGGTCGCCCATAGCGGGCAATTATTGTCGGCGCTGTCCTATCGCGGCGTGCTCGCCCGCGGCTTTGCCCTGGTGCGCGACGAACACGGCCACGCCGTCCATGCCGCCGCCGCGGTCGGGCCGAGCGCACGTCTGTCCATCGAGTTCGCCGATGGCCGCGTGGCGGCGACCGCGGATGCGGACCGGCCGGCCACGACGACTGCCCCCGCGAGCCCTGCCAAGCCAGGCCCGCGCGAGGCCAAACCGGCAGCGCCGAAGCGCGTGCCAAAGCCAGTCGATCAGGGAAGTTTGTTTTAGCGCGCCAGCCACTCGGCGACGCGCGCTTGCGCATCCGACCGCGCATTCGCGTCGGTGCCGATATGGCCGTGTTCGGGCAATGCGGCGTCGGCACCCGCGATCGCCCGCAGCGGAAGGTTGGCGCGGTCGAAGTCGTGAGCTGCGCCGGGATAGACCACGATCCGCGCCAGCGCGCTGCGGCCGCGGGCGCCATCGACCATCTGGCGGCAGGCCGATGGCGAACTGACGTCGTCCTTCGCGCCAATCAACAGCAGCGTCGGCACCCGCGTGCTCCAGCCGAGGCCGGAGGAGATTCGGCAATCCGGATAGAACGCGATGGCCGAGCGGAAATCCGGTTGAGTCCCGCGCGACGATGATTGCGGGCGCACCGCCCACAGCACCGCGCTGGCGCCGTTGGCCCACCCGAGCAGGCTGATGCGGTCGCGCGCGACCCAGGGCTGCTGCAACAGCCATTGCCGCGACGCGTTGACATCGGCCACCCGCTCGCGGCGGGCCAGCACACGGCGCTCCTTGACACGGCATTGCGGGTCGAGCTCGCGCGAACCGTAACTGTCCGGCAACAGCACGGCATGGCCGGACTTCAGGAGCTGCTCCGCCCAGTCACGGTAGCGCGGCAGCACCGGCTCGGATTGCCCGCTCAATCCGCCGCAGCCATGCAGCGCGATTACCGTGGGAAATGGGCCGTCACCATCAGGCTTATAGAGCTGCGCGCGGAGGGTCAGACCGGTCGCCGGGATATCGACCTGGCGCGGGGCCGGCAACGGCGCGGCACCAGCCGTGCAGGCCGCAGCAAGGAGCGTCAGGGATAGCGTTGCTGACAACAGGCGCATCGGTCTCTGTCGGATCGGTATGACGCTGCGAGCACAATAAAATTCACGCTATCATGCAGGTGGGCACAAAATCATCACAAGTAGGTGGGTTTCCGGGGCGGACAGTATGACCTATTTATGATAGGTCGAATCCGGAAAATAGACTTAAGGCCGCCCACGCGGGCGGGCCCCATCGGAGAGTTTGGCGGTGCTCAATAAATTCGGCCCCTCGGGCCATGGCGAAGCGCAGGTGCAGTATCTGGACGGCGATTTCCGCGTGATCTCGCCCGGAACCTACGTGCGCTGCGCCGTCACCGACGTGCGGATTCCGCTCGATGAATTGAAGTACTGGAGCGTCGATCTGCAGGAGGCCTATTCGGTTCCGGGCGCCGTACTGCAGCGACACTTTCCCGGCGCGCTGAAGACGCAGGGCTAGGATTGCTTCGTAGCCCGGATGAGCGCAGCGATATCCGGGGCCGGTGTCGCCTTCGTTCCCGGATTTCGCTGCGCTCATCCGGGCTACGATTCTTTCCTCTCGCGTGCCTTGAAGAGCCGGTCAGCGACGAATTTTCGCAGGCGCGCAGGATCGTCGAACTCTAATGTTACCGCGAACGGCACGATGTGCTGCGCTTGATCGCGCAGCCGCGCCAGATCCTTCTCCGTCGTCACCAATGTCAGCCCGTCGCGCCGAGCCTCGGTAATCAAGCCTTCGATCTCGGCTTGCGAATACGGATGATGATCGGCGAAGGCCTGCTGCCTGACGACATCGATGCCGCTGGCGCGCAGCGTGTTGAAAAACCGCACGGGATCGCCGATGCCGGCAAATGCCAGCACGCGCTTGCCCCGAAGCGCGGCGACCGGCGCTTCTTCCGGCTTCAGATGCGCGCGCAATACCGGCCTGCCCTGTGCGGCAATCTCGGCGGCCACGGGCTCGGCAGCGGTGCCGTTGCCGACAATGATCAGCGCGTCGGTGCGCGCCAGTTGCGGCCGCAGCGGCGCGCGCAGCGGGCCGGCGGGAAATACTTTCCCGTTGCCGATCCCGCGTTCGCTGTCGATCACGATCAGGGATGCGTCCTTGATAATCGACGGATTCTGGAAGCCGTCGTCCATCAGGATTACGGTCGCGCCTTGCGAGCGCGCCAGCGGCACGCCCTCGGCGCGTTTGCGCGACACCACGACCGGCAGATGGCCTGCCAGCATTAGCGGTTCGTCGCCGACATCGGTCGCCGCATGCCGCTCAGGATCGACCCGGACCGGCCCGCGCAATTCGCCGCCATAGCCGCGGCTGAGCACGACCGGGGTCTCGCCGAGGTCGCGCATGAGCTTCGCCAGCGCCAGTACGGTCGGCGTCTTGCCGGCGCCGCCAACGTGGTAATTGCCGACGCAGAGCACCGGAATGCCGGCATTCAATCCCTTGCGCTGCAGGCGCTGTGCGGCGATGGCGCCATAAAGCGCGCCGAGCGGTTTCAACAGATGCGAGTTGAGCGAGGACGGGCCGTGCCAGAAGCCCGGCTCACGCATTGCCGGTTCCCATCTCGATCCGCAACTGCAGCAGATACGGCTCGAGCGCAGAGAGCGTTCGCTCCAGCGCGCCGCCGAGCTGACCGACCACACGCTCGGATGCGGTGAGCACAGCTTCGCGCGCCTTGGGATCGGCGAGCAACTGCCCGAACTGCTTGACCAGCGCCTCCTGCGTATCGGCCCGCCGCGCGCCGCCTGCCGAATCGAGAGCTTCGTACACATCGGTGAAGTTGAAGACGTGAGGGCCGTGCACGATCGAGGCGCCGAGCTTGATCGCCTCGATCGGATTCTGCCCGCCATGCTCGACCAGCGATCCGCCCATGAACACGATTGGCGCCAGCCGGTAGAACAGTCCTAGTTCGCCCATGGTGTCGGCGACATAGATGTCGGTCGTGGCGGTGGGCAAGTCCTCGTGCGAGCGCAGGGTCGGATTGAGGCCTGATGCGGAGATCATGCTCGCGATGGCCTCGCCGCGATCGGGGTGCCGCGGCACGATCACCGTCAGCAGCCCCGGGAAGAATCCGGCGAGCGTCCGGTGGGTTGCCGTCACGATTTCTTCTTCGCCGGGATGCGTGGAGGCCGCGACCACCACCGGGCGGCCGCGTGTCATCGACATCAGCATATCCAGCTTGTTGGCGTCGGCCGGCGGCGCCGGAACATCGAGCTTGAGATTTCCCGTCACCATGACGTTGCGGCTGCCCAGCGCGGCAAAACGATCCGCATCGGTCTGCGACTGCGCCAGGCAGATGTCGAACTTGTCGAGCAGCGCCGAAATGGTGCCGGCGACCCGGCGCCATCGGGGAAACGAGCGCTGCGACATCCGTCCATTGATCAGCACCATCGGCAGCCGCCGCGCGGCGCTCGACAGAATTAGGTTTGGCCACAGGTCGGACTCGATGAAGAGCGCCAGCGACGGACGCCAATGATCGAGGAATCGCGCGACGTAGCGCGGCGAGTCGTAGGGGACATATTGATGGATCACGTCCGGGGGAAACCGCTTAGCGACGATCGCAGCCGAAGTTACGGTGCCCGACGTCAGGAGGATGCGCAGGTCCAGGGCCCGCAGCCGCTCGATCAGCGCCGCCGCCGCCAGCACTTCACCAACGCTGGCGCCATGAATCCACACCAGCGGCCCTGCAGGGCGAACATCGGCGCTCATGCCGCGGCGCTCGCCGACCCGCGCCGGGTCTTCCTTGCCGAGCTTCAAGCGCCGGTTGATCACCGCGGGTGCCAGCGGCACCATCGCGGATGATAGGCTCCGGTAGACGCGCAACGTCATCGGCAGCGAATTAGCCAAGAGCGGCCTCCGGACGCCCGACCGCCTTGTACGCGCGGCGGGTCGCTTCGTTCAGATAAGCTTCTACCTGAAGACGCAGCTTTTCCATAGTCTCGGCGTCGGCATCCGGCGGCACGTATACATGTTCAATGCCTACCACGGCACCGCGCCCGAATGGCAAATTGATGGTGGTGGAATCCCAGTTTTTCAACCTGATGAAGCGGCTGGTCACCATCGCAAACGGCATGATCGGGCGCCCGGACTCCCGCGCCAGCATGATAATGCCCAGCCCCACGACCCGCGCTCGTTTTGGCACGTCGGCGGTCGTGGCGACGTTCCACTTTTCTTCGAGCGCCTGCAGCATTTCCCGGAAGGCGCCGACGCCGCCCTTGCGGTGAAATGCTCCACCATGATCACCGGAACCTCTGATCGTGCCGATGCCGAGCCGCTCGGCGGCGATGGCGTTGAACTCGCCGTCGCGATGCCGCGAAATCAGGACCTTGGCGCGGTGGCTCTCCTTGGTCTTGATGAACGGCGTCATGAAATGCTGGCCGTGCCAGAACGCGAAGATCGCCGGCATCTCCGGCTCGACGATGTCATAGACGTTGGCCGGCTCGTAGCTGAAGCGGTTGGTCAGCCAGACCAGCCGCAAATATTCGGCCGCGAGCACACCCAGCGCGCGCTGAACCCAGGTGCTGCGCAGCAAATCGCGAAGGAACCGTTTCAACTGGAGGACTTCGTGTCTTGACCTGGGTCGAGCAGCCGGTGGAGGTGAACCACGAAGTAGCGCATGTGGGCGTTGTCCACGGTCTGTTGCGCCTTCGCCTTCCAGGCCGCGAGAGCGGATGCGTAATTGGGGTACACGCCGACGATGTCGACCTGGTCGAGGTCCTTGAACGTGACGTGTTCGAGGTCGGTCAGCTCGCCGCCGATGACGAGATGCAGCAATTGCTGCGGGGCACTATCTGGCATGATGGTCTTTCCTAACGAGGTGCCCGGCAAGCAAGTGTGATAGTGTGAATCGCGGTATCAACGGGATGATGTGAGGCACTTTCGACGGATTCAGGGCAACCAACGATCCCGGAAATGCTCGACAATGCGCGCATGCCGATCGTATCCCGCCGCCACCAGCACCCCGTGCACCACCTCCCGGCGATTATACTCAATCGCATCCCCCGAGAGCGCGGTCATTCTACCATTCGCTTCCTGCACGATCAAATTCGCCGCGGCAAGATCCCAATCGCGGCTCTGGCCGCCTGCAAAAGCGGCATCGAGACTGCCATCCGCGACCCGGCATAGCCGCAGCGCCAGTGATCCGATTCGCGGATGCAGCGTGATATCTTCGGGCGACGAACTCAGCCGCTGCACCAGTGGCTTTGGGCCGGCCATGCGGGAAAAATCCAACTCCGTTCCTGCGGATGCCCGGACCTGCCTTTCGTTCAGCGTGGTGCCTTTGCCTCGCACCGCGAAGAAGAATTCGTCGCTTGCGGGCGCGAACACTGCGGCCAGTACCGGGGTTGAGCCCGCGACCAGCGCCACGCTCACGCACCAGTCTTCGCGATGCGCGAGATAGGCGCGGGTGCCGTCGATCGGATCGACGATCCAGACCAGCTCCTTGCCCAGGCGCGTATCGTCATCGACGCTTTCCTCGGACAGCCAGCCATAATCCGGCGTCGCCGCCCGCAGCCGACGCTCGACGAGGTCGTTCACAGCCATGTCGGCCTCGGAGACCGGCGAGGAAGCGCCCTTGATCCAGTTCTTCAATTCGGTGCGAAACAGCGATAGCGCCAGCGCACCGGCTTCGCGCACGGTGTCCTTCAGCAGCGCGGCATCGCGCGCCCAGATCCGGTCGGCGGTATCAACGTCCGCCAAGCGTCAGCCCCTCGATGCGCAGCGTCGGCGCGTTGACGCCGTAGCGGAATTCCAGGTCGTTGGCGGGAACGAGCGATTTGAACATCGCCAGCAGGTGCCCCGCGATCGTCACCTCGCTGACGGGATAAGTGATCTCGCCGCTCTCGATCCAGAAGCCGGAGGCGCCGCGGCTGTAATCGCCGGTCACGCCGTTGACGCCGGAGCCGATCAGGTCGGTGACATAAAAGCCCTGCTTGATATCGGAGATCAGTTCCTTCGGCGTCATCGTGCCGGGTTCGAGATGCAGATTGTACGAGCCTGGCGACGGCGACGACGAGACGCCGCGATGGGCATGTCCGGTCGTGACCATCCCGAGCTCGCGCGCGGTGGCGCAGTCCAGCAGCCACGTGGTCAGCACGCCCTCATCGATGAGCGCAAGCTTCTTCACTTTGACGCCCTCGGCGTCAAACGTCTGCGAGCGCAGACCGCGGACACGTAAGGGATCATCGATGATGCGGATGTTCTTCGAAAACAACTGCTCGCCGAGCTTGTCCTTGAGGAAGCTGGTCTTGCGCGCGATCGAGGCGCCGTTGATAGCGCCGACGAGATGGCCAACCAGCGACCCCGAGACGCGGGGATCGTACACGACAGGCACCTTGCAGGTTTCGACCTTGCGCGGATTGGACCGAGCGACGGTACGCTCGCCTGCCCTGCGGCCGACGCTTTCGGGAGAATCGA
This genomic window contains:
- a CDS encoding acyl-CoA dehydrogenase family protein, encoding MSIDFEIPAEAKGIREKVRKWVQEECIPAEKELDTKPLAEVLGPLRAKARARGLWCPWVPKEYGGMGLGPLANALVQMELGESMLGALSMNTQGPDDASMMTILAHGTEYQKEKFLKPLLNGDKRICFSMTEKAAGADATGMQTTAVKDDNENYILNGEKWFSSSASVADMALVMAKTDPNAPRHKQYSTFIVELPNPGYKIKRNVANMAIEGPHDDVLHGGHSEIEIMDLKVPADNLLGGEGNGFAMGQHRLAYGRLRHGMHNVAKAQRALDMAAAHVTKRSTFGKLLADRQAVQFMLADCASELYIGRLMLLHIAYKAEKGLDIQQENSIAKIFHAHMVHKVIDTAIQLHGALGFSQDTPLAKWYTQVRSQRLVDGPDEVHKWKIGKNVIKAFREHGTTASAAGGDLL
- a CDS encoding VOC family protein, which codes for MIESISAITLATHDMQRAVQFYRSLGFDMLYGGEVSSFTSFRAGTGYLNLIAQPDQRRWSWWGRVIFYVTDVNAFYDRALAAGCRPATEPRDAEWGERYFHLIDPDGHELSFARPLRSS
- a CDS encoding GYD domain-containing protein, with the translated sequence MVAYVVLANFTDQGIRNAKDSPKRAEAFKAMAKTFGVTVREILWTQGRYDIVTIVDAPDELSFMSLTLSLGALGNVRTESLRAYSADEMTKAVGNML
- the purD gene encoding phosphoribosylamine--glycine ligase gives rise to the protein MNILLLGSGGREHALAWKIAASPLLTKLWCAPGNAGIAREAECVALDVANHRAVIEFCKSNAVDLVVVGPETPLAAGIVDDLAKGGIEAFGPSKQAAQLEGSKGFTKDLCREFDIPTGAYGRFTTADDALAYVRAQGAPIVVKADGLAAGKGVVVAKTLDEAEAAVAMMFDGAFGAAGTEVVIEEFLAGREISFFALCDGDTAIPLASAQDHKRVFDHDEGPNTGGMGAYSPTPFVTPEIHDQIMARIILPTVAGMKKRGTPFRGVLYAGVMLTEQGPKLFEYNVRFGDPECQVLMLRMMSDIVPAFLASCDGELKHFDLRWYPEPALTVVMAAKGYPGDYKKGTHIDGLDDAAKIEGVEIFHAGTVAKNGDIVANGGRVLNVCAMGKTVTEARERAYQAVDRIKWPDGFCRRDIAWQAVEAERGRG
- the xseA gene encoding exodeoxyribonuclease VII large subunit, with product MPAENLINAPEFTVSELSSALKRTVEDAYGHVRVRGEISGFRGPHSSGHCYFALKDESAKIEAVIWKFAHARMRFKPQEGLEVIATGKLTTYPGSSKYQIVIEALEPAGIGALMALMEERKRKLAAEGLFDEARKQLLPWLPEVIGVVTSPTGAVIRDILHRLEDRFPRRVLVWPVKVQGDGSAEQVAAAIRGFNALPETGRIPRPDLLIVARGGGSLEDLWSFNEEIVVRAAAESTIPLISAVGHETDITLIDFAADKRAPTPTAAAEMAVPVRSELFAEVESLARRTMVCWQRGQESRRNELRAAARALPGLSELLAIPRQRLDHLGAALPRGLKANTHAHHRRFSHLSAGLTLKVLRGQVAQANHRLTVSGERIRLSARALLRNRRERFAGLEVRLKASKLSNAQAQRNAIARDRERTQRLAERARRALETAMQRLEARVAHSGQLLSALSYRGVLARGFALVRDEHGHAVHAAAAVGPSARLSIEFADGRVAATADADRPATTTAPASPAKPGPREAKPAAPKRVPKPVDQGSLF
- a CDS encoding dienelactone hydrolase family protein — translated: MRLLSATLSLTLLAAACTAGAAPLPAPRQVDIPATGLTLRAQLYKPDGDGPFPTVIALHGCGGLSGQSEPVLPRYRDWAEQLLKSGHAVLLPDSYGSRELDPQCRVKERRVLARRERVADVNASRQWLLQQPWVARDRISLLGWANGASAVLWAVRPQSSSRGTQPDFRSAIAFYPDCRISSGLGWSTRVPTLLLIGAKDDVSSPSACRQMVDGARGRSALARIVVYPGAAHDFDRANLPLRAIAGADAALPEHGHIGTDANARSDAQARVAEWLAR
- a CDS encoding DUF2093 domain-containing protein; translation: MLNKFGPSGHGEAQVQYLDGDFRVISPGTYVRCAVTDVRIPLDELKYWSVDLQEAYSVPGAVLQRHFPGALKTQG
- the lpxK gene encoding tetraacyldisaccharide 4'-kinase, giving the protein MREPGFWHGPSSLNSHLLKPLGALYGAIAAQRLQRKGLNAGIPVLCVGNYHVGGAGKTPTVLALAKLMRDLGETPVVLSRGYGGELRGPVRVDPERHAATDVGDEPLMLAGHLPVVVSRKRAEGVPLARSQGATVILMDDGFQNPSIIKDASLIVIDSERGIGNGKVFPAGPLRAPLRPQLARTDALIIVGNGTAAEPVAAEIAAQGRPVLRAHLKPEEAPVAALRGKRVLAFAGIGDPVRFFNTLRASGIDVVRQQAFADHHPYSQAEIEGLITEARRDGLTLVTTEKDLARLRDQAQHIVPFAVTLEFDDPARLRKFVADRLFKARERKES
- a CDS encoding 3-deoxy-D-manno-octulosonic acid transferase: MANSLPMTLRVYRSLSSAMVPLAPAVINRRLKLGKEDPARVGERRGMSADVRPAGPLVWIHGASVGEVLAAAALIERLRALDLRILLTSGTVTSAAIVAKRFPPDVIHQYVPYDSPRYVARFLDHWRPSLALFIESDLWPNLILSSAARRLPMVLINGRMSQRSFPRWRRVAGTISALLDKFDICLAQSQTDADRFAALGSRNVMVTGNLKLDVPAPPADANKLDMLMSMTRGRPVVVAASTHPGEEEIVTATHRTLAGFFPGLLTVIVPRHPDRGEAIASMISASGLNPTLRSHEDLPTATTDIYVADTMGELGLFYRLAPIVFMGGSLVEHGGQNPIEAIKLGASIVHGPHVFNFTDVYEALDSAGGARRADTQEALVKQFGQLLADPKAREAVLTASERVVGQLGGALERTLSALEPYLLQLRIEMGTGNA
- a CDS encoding lysophospholipid acyltransferase family protein gives rise to the protein MKRFLRDLLRSTWVQRALGVLAAEYLRLVWLTNRFSYEPANVYDIVEPEMPAIFAFWHGQHFMTPFIKTKESHRAKVLISRHRDGEFNAIAAERLGIGTIRGSGDHGGAFHRKGGVGAFREMLQALEEKWNVATTADVPKRARVVGLGIIMLARESGRPIMPFAMVTSRFIRLKNWDSTTINLPFGRGAVVGIEHVYVPPDADAETMEKLRLQVEAYLNEATRRAYKAVGRPEAALG
- a CDS encoding DUF4170 domain-containing protein, which produces MPDSAPQQLLHLVIGGELTDLEHVTFKDLDQVDIVGVYPNYASALAAWKAKAQQTVDNAHMRYFVVHLHRLLDPGQDTKSSS